DNA from Candidatus Eremiobacterota bacterium:
GATGTGGTCGCCGAGCGCACCGCGGATCACGAGGTCCTCGTCGAGCGCCGAGATCGCCTGACGCAGTGACTTAGGGAGCGTGCGGATGCCGTGCTCGGTGCGATACCGCTCGCCCAGCTCGTACGTCGAGCCGGTGAAAGGGTCGCCGGGCAGCGAGCGCGAGCGGATTCCGTCGGCGATCGCTTCGATCAGCACCGCCGAGGCCAGATAGGGGTTGCACGATGCGTCGGGACTGCGGACTTCGAGCAGCGGCGGCTCGCCGTCGAACGCGGGCGGCACGCGCACCAGCGCGTTCGCGCTGCGGTGCGACCACACGGTGTAGACCGGCGCGTCCCAGGCGGCGACGAGCCGCTTGTACGAGTTCACCGTCGGGTTGCAGATCGCGGTGAACCCCGGCGCGTGCTCGAGGAGCCCGGCGACCGCGTACAACCGCACCGCTTCGTCGACCTCGCCGAGCGCGAAGTAGACGTGCAAACCGCTTCCGGCTTGGTCTTCGAGCGGCTTCGGCATGAACGTCGCGTGCAATCCGTGCCGCTCGGCGATGCGCTTGACGACGCCGCGCACGGTGACGAGCCGGTCGGCCGTCGCCAGCACCGTTCCGGCGGCGAGGTCGAGCTCGTGCTGGCCGGCGCCGTGCTCGTGGTGCGCCGAGGAGACCGGGATCCCCATCGCCTCGAGCGCGACGCTGGTCGCCAGCCGCACTTCCTCGCCGCGGTCGCTGGCTGAGAAGTCGAAGTACGAGCCGGCGTCGGTCGTGCGCGTCGAGGGCGTGCCGTCGGCGCCCAGCGCGAAGAGATAGAACTCCACCTCGAGTCCGGCGCGCAGCGTCTGCATCACGTCGCCCGCGTCTTCGAGCACGCGCTTGAGCGTCGAGCGCGGATCGCCTTCGAACGGCATTCCGTCCGGCGTCTCGATGTCGCACAGCACGCGCGCTTCGGTCTGGCCGTCGCTCGTCCACGGCAGGACGGTGAACGTCGCCGGATCGGGGCGCAGCACCATGTCGACTTCCTCGCCGCGCACGAACCCGTCGATCGAGCCGCCGTCGAAGGTCACGTTGCCGTTCAGCGCGCGCTCGAACTGGCCGGCCGGGATCGAGACGCTCTTCTCGATCCCGAGCACGTCGACGAACGCCAGCCGCACCCAGCGCACGCCGTGCTCTTTCGCGAGCGCGAGCGCGTGCTTGCGCGCCGCCGAAGTATCTTTCACGGTGGTGAGCATCTACCCGTCGAGCGCGTCGACCGCGAGTGCCGCGCGCACGGTGAGCTGGTCGTGCGGCGAGTCGAGGTCGAGCCGGCCGATCTCGCCGATCTGGCGCAAGCGGTAGAAGACGGTGTGCCGGTGCACGTTGAGCCGCGCCGCCGCTTCCTTGATGTTCTGCCCGACGTCGAAGAAGAGCTCGAGCGTGCGCACCAATTCCGTCTGGTGCTTCTCGTCGTAG
Protein-coding regions in this window:
- a CDS encoding glutamine synthetase, with translation MLTTVKDTSAARKHALALAKEHGVRWVRLAFVDVLGIEKSVSIPAGQFERALNGNVTFDGGSIDGFVRGEEVDMVLRPDPATFTVLPWTSDGQTEARVLCDIETPDGMPFEGDPRSTLKRVLEDAGDVMQTLRAGLEVEFYLFALGADGTPSTRTTDAGSYFDFSASDRGEEVRLATSVALEAMGIPVSSAHHEHGAGQHELDLAAGTVLATADRLVTVRGVVKRIAERHGLHATFMPKPLEDQAGSGLHVYFALGEVDEAVRLYAVAGLLEHAPGFTAICNPTVNSYKRLVAAWDAPVYTVWSHRSANALVRVPPAFDGEPPLLEVRSPDASCNPYLASAVLIEAIADGIRSRSLPGDPFTGSTYELGERYRTEHGIRTLPKSLRQAISALDEDLVIRGALGDHI